In Shouchella patagoniensis, the following are encoded in one genomic region:
- the rpsT gene encoding 30S ribosomal protein S20 yields the protein MPNIKSAIKRVKTNDKRRAQNTAQKSALRTAVKNFETAAEAGNAEQAQAAFVDATKKLDKAATKGLIHKNAASRQKSRLAKKLNGLTA from the coding sequence ATGCCAAACATTAAATCTGCGATTAAACGTGTAAAAACAAATGACAAACGTCGTGCTCAAAATACTGCTCAAAAGTCTGCTCTTCGTACTGCAGTTAAGAACTTTGAAACTGCTGCGGAAGCTGGCAATGCAGAACAAGCACAAGCTGCGTTTGTTGATGCAACGAAAAAGCTTGATAAAGCCGCTACAAAAGGTCTTATCCATAAAAATGCTGCATCTCGTCAAAAATCTCGCCTAGCGAAGAAATTAAACGGATTGACTGCATAG
- a CDS encoding class I SAM-dependent DNA methyltransferase, producing MSYEHFSSYYDLLMEHVEYEEWLRYMERIFLEHNVNVDHVLDLGCGTGELLLLMDQKGWQVTGVDLSEEMLSIAQSKLQMAGVTPQLYQGDMSELPPLGLFDVITIFCDSLNYLDDEEAVKRTFASCYKQLKPGGMLLFDVHSPAKIKAFDGAVFADASKDVSYIWTSFAGEKPLSIEHELTFFALTKNGYYERVEELHKERTFESGIYKSWLEDAGFSLVEITADFLTKQPTDESERLFFACRKIDAG from the coding sequence ATGAGTTACGAGCATTTTTCCTCATACTATGATTTATTAATGGAGCATGTTGAGTATGAAGAATGGCTTCGTTATATGGAACGCATTTTTTTGGAACATAATGTGAATGTTGATCATGTACTGGATCTTGGTTGTGGCACTGGAGAATTGCTTTTGCTTATGGACCAAAAGGGTTGGCAAGTTACTGGGGTGGATTTATCAGAAGAAATGCTTTCCATTGCGCAATCGAAACTTCAGATGGCTGGTGTCACCCCGCAACTATATCAAGGCGATATGAGCGAACTACCACCGTTAGGTTTATTTGATGTGATTACAATCTTTTGTGATTCATTAAATTATTTAGACGATGAAGAAGCGGTAAAGCGTACGTTTGCATCTTGTTATAAACAATTAAAGCCAGGTGGTATGCTTTTATTTGATGTTCACTCTCCTGCAAAGATAAAGGCATTTGATGGAGCTGTTTTTGCTGATGCATCTAAAGACGTATCGTATATTTGGACGAGTTTTGCTGGGGAAAAACCACTAAGTATTGAGCACGAATTGACTTTCTTTGCATTAACAAAAAACGGTTATTATGAACGAGTGGAAGAATTGCATAAAGAACGTACTTTCGAATCAGGTATTTATAAGTCATGGTTGGAAGATGCAGGGTTTTCACTAGTAGAAATAACGGCTGATTTCTTAACGAAACAACCTACAGACGAAAGTGAACGACTTTTCTTTGCTTGTCGAAAAATAGATGCAGGATAA
- a CDS encoding helix-hairpin-helix domain-containing protein gives MNELVRKPIFIYSGIAVVIIILLSVYLLTTQPDNENELLEEPDWIAQEKREEAAEVESDTHIVVDVKGAVAVPGVYELTNESRIHEVIHLAGGFLDEADRDSVNLALRVSDEMVLYIPYEGEEQEINLLVHNGEIASALVNLNTATESELQTLQGVGPAKAAAIIQYREENGLFNTIEEITNVSGIGDKSFDSLKDMISVQ, from the coding sequence GTGAACGAACTAGTGAGAAAACCGATTTTTATTTATAGTGGCATTGCTGTTGTAATCATTATTTTGCTGAGCGTGTATCTGCTAACAACACAACCGGATAATGAAAATGAGCTGCTTGAAGAACCAGATTGGATTGCACAAGAAAAGAGAGAGGAGGCTGCAGAAGTTGAAAGTGATACGCACATCGTTGTTGATGTAAAAGGAGCGGTTGCCGTTCCGGGAGTATATGAACTCACAAATGAAAGCAGGATACATGAAGTCATTCATCTTGCAGGAGGGTTTTTAGATGAAGCAGATCGGGATAGTGTTAACTTAGCTTTGAGGGTTAGTGATGAAATGGTTCTCTATATACCTTATGAAGGAGAAGAACAAGAAATTAATCTGTTAGTACACAATGGGGAGATCGCTTCAGCACTTGTTAATCTCAATACAGCTACTGAGTCAGAATTGCAAACATTACAAGGCGTTGGCCCCGCAAAAGCAGCTGCAATTATCCAGTACCGTGAAGAGAATGGTCTATTTAACACAATAGAAGAGATTACAAATGTAAGCGGGATTGGAGATAAGTCTTTTGACTCTCTAAAAGACATGATTTCAGTGCAATAA
- the gpr gene encoding GPR endopeptidase: MEPFQIRTDLALEAHEMVVEQQQKQKQKEPSHVGDVVVEEETVDGVKVTKVIIGEDGAKRLQKQAGNYLTFEAQGIRRKDTDLQADMERVFAREFASFLIRSGVKKNDTCLVVGLGNWNVTPDALGPLAVEELLITRHLFDLAPEEVQDGYRSVSAVTPGVMGVTGIETSDVVFGVIEKIKPDFVIVIDALASRSIERVNTTIQIADTGIHPGSGVGNNRKAMNQETLGIPVIAIGIPTVVDAVTITSDAIDFVLKHLGKEMREGDKPSRRLAPAGMTFGEKRKLSKEDLPDESGREAIMGMVGGLGDAEKRQLIQEVLAPLGHNLMVTPKEIDVFIEDMAHVIAGGLNAALHGRVDQDNVGAYTR, encoded by the coding sequence ATGGAACCTTTTCAAATTCGCACAGATTTAGCACTTGAAGCGCATGAAATGGTTGTTGAGCAACAACAGAAACAAAAACAAAAAGAACCATCACATGTTGGAGATGTTGTTGTCGAAGAAGAAACAGTGGATGGCGTTAAAGTGACGAAAGTGATAATTGGTGAAGACGGGGCGAAGCGCCTACAGAAGCAGGCAGGAAACTATTTAACGTTTGAAGCGCAAGGAATTCGCAGAAAAGACACAGATTTGCAAGCTGATATGGAGCGAGTATTTGCACGTGAGTTTGCTTCCTTTTTAATAAGGTCGGGTGTGAAAAAAAACGATACTTGTTTAGTTGTAGGGCTTGGGAATTGGAATGTGACTCCGGATGCGCTAGGTCCACTAGCTGTAGAAGAGTTGCTTATTACAAGACATTTGTTTGATTTAGCTCCAGAAGAAGTGCAAGATGGGTACCGATCTGTAAGTGCTGTTACACCAGGAGTAATGGGTGTAACCGGTATTGAGACAAGTGATGTTGTCTTTGGTGTTATTGAAAAGATTAAACCTGATTTTGTTATCGTTATTGATGCTCTAGCCTCGAGATCGATTGAACGAGTGAATACGACAATTCAAATAGCGGATACGGGTATTCATCCTGGAAGCGGTGTGGGTAACAATCGGAAAGCTATGAATCAAGAAACACTTGGTATTCCTGTAATTGCGATAGGGATTCCAACAGTAGTGGACGCTGTTACAATTACTTCAGACGCGATTGATTTTGTATTAAAACATTTAGGTAAGGAAATGAGAGAAGGAGATAAACCATCAAGACGTCTTGCTCCAGCAGGTATGACTTTTGGTGAGAAACGAAAATTATCTAAGGAAGACTTGCCGGATGAGAGCGGAAGAGAAGCTATTATGGGTATGGTCGGAGGACTTGGCGATGCCGAAAAGCGACAGTTAATTCAGGAAGTATTGGCTCCTCTTGGTCATAACCTTATGGTTACACCAAAAGAAATAGATGTATTTATAGAAGATATGGCTCATGTTATTGCAGGGGGATTGAATGCAGCATTGCATGGAAGAGTCGATCAAGATAATGTCGGTGCTTATACACGATGA
- the holA gene encoding DNA polymerase III subunit delta has translation MSVTKIMNDLSTKTLKPIYFLYGTEQYLIEQFLQNVHEVLFTEDDGELNDVRFYLADTPLEQIIEEAETVPFFSTRKLVVIQDFYLATSQKPPSKIEHNVDSIEAYVNEPASETVLVIVAPYEKLDERKRITKRLKKEVEAIDVSPLSEENVYKWIQSIMKKEHFEIETEAKELMFQRVGANLMLMHQELNKCMLYAKDVKRITKTDVANMVAETVEQSIFTVIEFAAKGQAGKAVHTYHGLLRQKEEPLAILALLTRQFRIFYQVKVRASKGYTQKEIASQLKVHPYVIKLAMQKMKSFSIESLRLAIIHCSDTDYGIKSGRLEKEMAVELLLIRLSEAG, from the coding sequence ATGAGCGTAACGAAAATAATGAATGACTTATCAACTAAAACGTTAAAACCAATTTATTTTTTATATGGAACAGAACAATATTTAATTGAACAATTTCTTCAGAATGTGCACGAAGTGCTCTTTACTGAAGATGATGGCGAATTAAATGATGTGCGATTTTATTTAGCTGATACGCCTCTCGAACAAATTATTGAAGAGGCGGAAACAGTGCCTTTTTTTTCAACTAGGAAATTGGTTGTCATACAGGATTTTTATTTGGCAACCAGTCAGAAACCGCCTTCTAAAATTGAACATAATGTAGATTCAATAGAAGCGTACGTAAATGAGCCAGCAAGTGAAACGGTCTTAGTTATCGTTGCCCCTTATGAAAAACTAGATGAAAGGAAACGAATAACAAAACGGCTGAAAAAAGAAGTTGAAGCAATTGACGTTAGTCCGCTTAGTGAAGAAAATGTTTATAAATGGATTCAATCAATTATGAAAAAAGAGCACTTTGAAATTGAGACAGAAGCCAAGGAACTGATGTTTCAACGTGTGGGTGCCAATTTAATGCTTATGCATCAAGAACTTAATAAGTGTATGTTGTATGCTAAGGATGTAAAAAGAATTACAAAAACTGATGTTGCTAATATGGTTGCAGAGACAGTTGAACAAAGTATATTTACCGTTATTGAATTTGCAGCAAAAGGACAAGCAGGTAAGGCTGTACATACTTATCATGGGTTGTTACGGCAAAAGGAAGAACCACTTGCGATCTTAGCATTGCTTACAAGGCAGTTTAGGATTTTTTATCAAGTAAAAGTGAGGGCTTCTAAAGGGTATACACAAAAAGAAATCGCTTCTCAATTAAAAGTACACCCTTATGTCATTAAACTGGCAATGCAAAAAATGAAGTCTTTTTCAATAGAAAGCTTGCGCTTAGCTATTATCCATTGTTCCGATACTGATTATGGTATTAAAAGTGGACGTCTAGAAAAAGAAATGGCAGTTGAATTGTTGTTAATTCGCTTAAGTGAAGCAGGTTAA
- a CDS encoding ComE operon protein 2, with translation MERISWDLYFMAQSQLLSLRSTCPRLKVGATIVRDKRIIAGGYNGSVSGSDHCLDQGCYVVDNHCIRTVHAEVNALLQCAKFGVPTEGAEMYITHFPCIHCAKSLIQAGISKVHYAKDYKNQPYAVELFKEAGIECIEVEIDDTVVDQQFHEKLALTTSLLQDLERLGATTEELEAYASKTKKLYFAQPVTDE, from the coding sequence ATGGAACGAATTTCTTGGGATTTATATTTTATGGCACAAAGTCAATTACTCTCATTGAGAAGTACTTGCCCGAGGCTTAAAGTAGGCGCAACAATTGTTAGAGATAAACGGATTATAGCTGGAGGGTACAATGGTTCTGTTTCCGGTTCTGACCATTGTTTAGATCAAGGTTGCTACGTGGTTGACAATCACTGTATTCGTACAGTTCATGCCGAAGTCAATGCACTATTACAGTGTGCAAAATTTGGTGTTCCGACGGAAGGTGCGGAAATGTACATTACACATTTTCCGTGTATTCATTGTGCAAAATCGTTGATTCAAGCGGGGATTTCAAAAGTTCATTATGCTAAAGATTATAAAAATCAGCCATATGCAGTCGAGCTTTTTAAAGAAGCTGGTATAGAATGTATAGAAGTGGAAATCGACGACACTGTAGTTGATCAGCAATTTCACGAAAAATTAGCTTTAACCACATCTTTATTACAAGATTTAGAGCGTTTAGGTGCTACAACTGAAGAGCTAGAAGCATATGCAAGTAAAACGAAGAAACTCTATTTTGCGCAACCGGTGACAGATGAGTGA
- a CDS encoding DNA internalization-related competence protein ComEC/Rec2: MNRLCICMLSASAAIALVLRSNNEVFILLIAATVILAGTGFRENRIKTVAAVLLPFFSFFVISTFHQSMNKTNLSASETELIFTIYDRLHLNGNQIRGTIKTTAGEKVMLAMHLSNESDTELASYRPGQSCYASGVLKSPYSARNQYAFDYKRYLLEQRIHWTFEAKPTTFNCVEGNRLLWQRLTAFRAQLIEQLVDTLPEGSRGIVVALTFGDRRYVDPDVLQAYSTLGIIHLLAISGLHVGIVSMSLFYLLIRFGMTRELAMMIMLIVLPIFALLTGAAPPVIRASSMLFVYYLLLLTRIKIHPFYGFSFIFFSYLVIDPYKLFQLGFQLSFLVSFSLILLRKAIEVQSHSYFTRLCSVTLIAQLSGLPLILYHFYEWSPLSLVLNLLYIPFVSLFVLPLSFIGVILHFLIPFQLNPFIVLLDLILVPIHDGVLVLGRNAFEWVIGQPPLLCIAAMYAAIIFMGMMWENNKIRLWALFLPIIVVIAITIFLPYTRSGVVVTMLDVGQGDCIIIEFPYRKAVYVIDTGGHLDFGNEEWMKKRAQFNTGKDIVTPYLKAKGISTITGLILTHGDHDHIGGAAEILNEIDVKEVFYPNTAIEKDNEIELLTSVHHSSANLQFVINGDSINEHFYVLHPTSEQQWSGNDSSIVLFAELDGISFLFTGDLEEDGERMLLQQYPNIKADVLKVGHHGSITSTSDELLEMVSPRIALISAGVNNRFGHPHPDIVAKLDELNIDILRTDLHGSIEMKIVNGDVKWEKTVD; encoded by the coding sequence GTGAATAGGCTTTGCATATGCATGTTGTCAGCTTCTGCTGCTATCGCGCTTGTGCTAAGATCAAATAATGAAGTTTTTATCCTTCTAATTGCAGCAACAGTAATTCTTGCAGGAACCGGTTTTAGAGAAAATCGAATAAAGACTGTTGCTGCAGTGCTGTTGCCTTTTTTTTCATTTTTTGTTATTTCTACGTTTCACCAATCCATGAATAAAACTAACCTCTCCGCTTCAGAGACAGAATTGATCTTTACGATCTATGATCGCCTTCATTTAAATGGAAACCAAATTCGAGGAACAATTAAAACAACTGCCGGTGAAAAAGTGATGCTTGCTATGCATTTATCTAATGAAAGTGATACAGAACTTGCTTCCTATCGTCCAGGGCAAAGTTGCTATGCTTCTGGTGTGTTAAAATCTCCTTACTCGGCGCGTAATCAATATGCGTTTGATTACAAACGATACTTATTAGAGCAGCGTATTCACTGGACTTTTGAAGCAAAACCAACTACGTTCAATTGTGTTGAAGGAAACCGGTTGTTATGGCAACGACTTACGGCATTTCGAGCACAATTAATTGAACAATTAGTTGATACATTACCAGAAGGTTCGAGAGGAATTGTGGTTGCGCTCACATTTGGGGACAGACGATACGTTGATCCGGATGTTTTACAGGCGTATTCAACACTTGGCATTATTCATTTGTTAGCTATTTCTGGACTTCATGTAGGAATTGTAAGTATGAGCTTGTTCTACTTACTTATTCGATTTGGAATGACTAGAGAGCTGGCAATGATGATCATGCTTATCGTATTGCCCATTTTTGCTCTTTTAACAGGGGCAGCACCACCCGTTATTCGCGCTTCTTCAATGTTATTTGTTTATTATCTCCTGTTATTGACGCGAATAAAAATTCATCCATTTTATGGGTTTTCCTTTATTTTTTTTAGTTATTTAGTGATAGATCCTTATAAATTGTTTCAATTGGGGTTTCAATTATCCTTTTTGGTTTCATTCTCATTAATCCTTTTGAGAAAAGCGATTGAGGTTCAATCGCACTCTTATTTTACTCGTTTATGCTCCGTTACATTAATTGCCCAATTGTCGGGACTTCCTTTAATTCTATATCATTTTTATGAATGGTCTCCTTTAAGTTTAGTACTCAATTTGCTCTATATCCCATTTGTATCTCTTTTTGTACTTCCGTTAAGTTTTATCGGTGTAATCTTGCATTTTCTTATCCCGTTTCAGCTGAATCCATTTATTGTTTTGCTTGACTTGATCCTTGTACCGATTCATGATGGAGTGCTTGTTCTTGGCAGAAATGCATTTGAATGGGTCATTGGTCAGCCACCTTTACTATGTATAGCAGCAATGTATGCGGCTATCATTTTCATGGGAATGATGTGGGAAAATAATAAAATACGATTATGGGCGTTGTTTCTACCAATCATCGTTGTCATCGCCATAACCATTTTTTTACCCTATACACGAAGTGGTGTAGTCGTGACGATGCTCGATGTAGGTCAAGGAGATTGTATTATCATTGAATTCCCTTATCGGAAGGCAGTTTATGTCATTGATACAGGTGGCCATCTAGATTTTGGGAATGAAGAGTGGATGAAGAAAAGGGCACAATTTAATACTGGAAAAGACATTGTTACCCCTTATTTAAAGGCAAAAGGAATTTCTACGATTACGGGTCTTATTCTCACACATGGGGATCACGATCATATTGGTGGTGCGGCTGAAATCTTGAATGAAATCGATGTTAAGGAAGTTTTTTACCCAAACACAGCTATAGAAAAAGACAATGAAATTGAACTTCTAACTTCGGTTCACCATTCAAGTGCCAATCTTCAATTTGTTATAAATGGTGATTCGATTAATGAACACTTTTATGTACTTCATCCAACTAGTGAACAGCAGTGGTCAGGTAATGATAGCTCCATAGTACTATTTGCGGAATTAGATGGTATATCGTTTTTGTTTACTGGTGACTTGGAAGAGGACGGAGAGAGAATGTTATTACAGCAATATCCAAACATAAAAGCGGATGTCTTAAAAGTTGGTCATCATGGAAGTATCACGTCAACTTCAGATGAGTTGTTAGAGATGGTTTCACCTAGGATTGCTCTTATTTCGGCGGGGGTGAATAATCGATTTGGTCATCCGCATCCCGATATCGTTGCAAAACTAGACGAATTAAACATTGATATACTGCGAACAGACCTGCATGGATCAATTGAAATGAAAATCGTTAATGGAGATGTAAAGTGGGAAAAAACGGTGGATTGA
- the comER gene encoding late competence protein ComER, producing MAIGFIGTGSMGSMLVESLIDAQAVEQNDIVVINRSVAKSEALKNAFPKVTIAFTLEELVKKCTWLFICVKPKDMPNLFKELAPLVDTDQLAISITSPVSIADLDLALPCKSCRAIPSILNRARSGSMLLSFGEKCSPKDRDSLTQFISSISKPLHIEEQITRVSSDIVSCGPAFFSYLAQRFIEGAVSQTAITEEEATELTTSMLIGLGKLLEQEHYTLPTLQKRVCVPGGITGVGIEVLEQMVGSGFNELFKQTQKKYLDEKEKLTVEFSYK from the coding sequence ATGGCGATCGGTTTTATCGGCACTGGAAGCATGGGGAGTATGCTAGTAGAGAGTTTGATTGATGCGCAAGCGGTTGAACAAAATGACATAGTTGTCATTAATCGGAGTGTAGCGAAATCGGAGGCTTTAAAAAACGCATTTCCGAAAGTGACAATTGCATTTACACTGGAAGAATTAGTGAAAAAGTGCACGTGGTTGTTTATTTGTGTCAAACCAAAAGATATGCCAAACTTGTTTAAAGAACTAGCACCACTTGTTGACACAGACCAATTGGCAATTTCTATAACAAGCCCTGTTTCGATCGCAGACTTAGATTTAGCGCTACCATGTAAATCATGTCGTGCTATTCCTAGTATTTTAAATCGTGCCCGTTCAGGATCAATGCTTTTAAGTTTTGGAGAAAAATGCAGTCCAAAAGATCGAGACAGTTTAACACAGTTTATATCTTCAATTTCAAAACCCCTTCACATTGAAGAACAAATAACACGTGTGTCGTCAGATATTGTCAGTTGTGGACCGGCTTTCTTCTCGTACTTAGCCCAGCGTTTTATTGAGGGAGCAGTCAGTCAAACTGCCATCACAGAAGAAGAAGCAACAGAACTAACAACTTCAATGCTCATTGGTCTCGGCAAGCTTTTAGAGCAAGAGCATTATACATTGCCTACTTTGCAAAAACGGGTTTGTGTTCCAGGAGGAATAACAGGAGTAGGGATTGAAGTACTTGAACAGATGGTTGGTAGTGGATTTAATGAATTATTTAAGCAGACTCAAAAAAAATATCTGGATGAAAAAGAAAAGCTAACTGTTGAATTTTCATACAAATAA
- a CDS encoding YqzM family protein — MNKFEKDVQDKANDIVPSAVGFIASFAFFAIIFIIANIADVVSYY; from the coding sequence ATGAATAAGTTTGAAAAGGACGTTCAGGACAAAGCGAATGATATTGTTCCTTCTGCCGTCGGCTTTATTGCCTCGTTTGCTTTTTTTGCAATCATCTTTATTATTGCCAATATTGCAGACGTGGTTAGCTATTATTAA